In the Deinococcus sp. YIM 134068 genome, one interval contains:
- a CDS encoding ABC transporter ATP-binding protein, which yields MTDPAASPTVTRRLYGLLTPYRRTVALGLLLLVGSVAAELYPPLVWIRVVDEGLPRKDWGFIGGQLALLVGVFALQQLLSAWRGLLLERAGQQLTLDLRLRLYRKLQGQSAAYFESQRTGDLLARVVGDVDGIQDVLVRGTDAVLANALRLIGVVGIFIALQPLLGVLVTLPMLAVGLMLRRYAATVRPAYRAARTRLGDLSALIGDRLAGVRLVQGFAREEAEGRRVEALGRELYAEGVRAITLRNRAFPLARFVGNFGNVIMLGGGAWLIINSQFTLGGLLAYRGYGRYFYGPIDDLVNIGDLLQRAEASGRRIFEVLDAPVTVAEREGARPLPDPVRGEVRLEGVTFGYDPARPVLRDVTLTIPAGQRVAILGESGAGKSTLLSLVTRGHDPLSGRVLLDGVDVRDVTLGSLRTHAVTMPQDTFLFHDTVLENVRYARPDATPDEVEAALRAAHALDFVRALPEGLETLVGERGVKLSGGQRQRLAIARTLLARPSVLLLDEPTSAVDAESEAQVVAALGELMRGRTALIVTHRLSLARGADRVIVLAGGRVVEDGPPATLRTRNGAYAALERAAQRLDGTLPDLTPNLP from the coding sequence GTGACCGACCCAGCCGCCTCTCCCACCGTCACCCGCCGCCTGTACGGCCTGCTCACCCCCTACCGCCGCACGGTCGCGCTGGGGCTGCTGCTCCTCGTGGGGAGCGTGGCGGCGGAACTGTACCCGCCCCTCGTGTGGATTCGGGTGGTGGACGAGGGGTTGCCGAGGAAGGACTGGGGCTTCATCGGCGGGCAACTCGCGCTGCTGGTGGGGGTCTTCGCCCTGCAACAGCTCCTCTCGGCGTGGCGTGGCCTGCTGCTGGAGCGGGCGGGGCAGCAACTGACGCTCGACCTGCGGCTGCGGCTCTACCGGAAATTGCAGGGGCAGTCGGCGGCGTACTTCGAGTCGCAGCGGACCGGCGACCTGCTCGCGCGGGTGGTGGGGGACGTGGACGGCATTCAGGACGTGCTCGTGCGCGGCACCGACGCCGTGCTGGCGAACGCGCTGCGGCTGATCGGCGTGGTCGGCATCTTCATCGCGCTGCAACCGCTCCTCGGGGTGCTGGTGACGCTGCCCATGCTCGCGGTCGGGCTGATGCTGCGGCGCTACGCGGCCACGGTGCGGCCCGCCTACCGGGCGGCGCGGACCCGGCTGGGGGACCTCAGCGCCCTGATCGGCGACCGGCTGGCGGGCGTGCGGCTCGTGCAGGGCTTCGCGCGGGAGGAGGCCGAGGGGCGGCGGGTGGAGGCGCTGGGCCGCGAGCTATACGCCGAGGGCGTCCGGGCCATCACCCTGCGGAACCGGGCCTTTCCCCTCGCCCGCTTCGTGGGCAACTTCGGCAACGTGATCATGCTGGGGGGCGGCGCGTGGCTGATCATCAACAGCCAGTTCACGCTGGGCGGGCTGCTCGCCTACCGGGGCTACGGGCGCTACTTCTACGGCCCCATCGACGACCTCGTGAACATCGGCGACCTGCTGCAACGGGCCGAGGCGAGCGGGCGGCGCATCTTCGAGGTGCTGGACGCGCCCGTGACCGTCGCCGAGCGGGAGGGCGCGCGGCCCCTCCCCGACCCCGTGCGCGGCGAGGTGCGGCTGGAGGGCGTGACCTTCGGCTACGACCCCGCCCGGCCCGTCTTGCGCGACGTGACGCTGACGATTCCCGCCGGACAGCGGGTGGCGATTCTGGGCGAGTCGGGCGCGGGCAAGAGCACGCTGCTCTCGCTCGTCACGCGCGGGCACGACCCCCTCTCCGGGCGCGTGCTGCTCGACGGGGTGGACGTGCGCGACGTAACCCTGGGCAGCCTGCGGACCCACGCCGTCACCATGCCGCAGGACACCTTCCTCTTCCACGACACGGTGTTGGAGAACGTGCGCTACGCCCGCCCGGACGCCACGCCCGACGAGGTGGAGGCCGCGCTCCGGGCCGCCCACGCCCTCGACTTCGTGCGGGCCTTGCCGGAAGGGTTGGAAACTCTCGTAGGTGAACGGGGCGTCAAGCTCTCCGGCGGCCAGCGGCAGCGCCTCGCCATCGCCCGGACGCTGCTCGCCCGACCCAGCGTCCTCCTCCTCGACGAGCCGACGAGCGCCGTGGACGCCGAGAGCGAGGCGCAGGTGGTGGCCGCGCTGGGGGAGCTGATGCGCGGGCGCACCGCCCTCATCGTCACCCACCGCCTCAGCCTCGCGCGCGGGGCCGACCGGGTGATCGTGCTGGCGGGCGGGCGCGTGGTCGAGGACGGGCCGCCCGCGACCCTCCGCACCCGGAACGGAGCCTACGCCGCATTGGAACGGGCGGCGCAGAGGTTGGACGGAACGCTGCCCGACCTCACCCCCAACCTTCCCTGA
- a CDS encoding flavin reductase family protein, with translation MTSALSDGIPPHEFRQTLGRFASGVTVITATEGQERRGMTASAFVSVSLTPPLILVSVDHRAGMHALLSREEVTRFGVSVLSAAQRPLSDHFAGRPGPEDAVPWFDHEGLPLIGGSVAQLVCRKMQAIPAGDHTLYLGLVEYTRYTDDDPLLYFRGQYHELG, from the coding sequence ATGACCTCCGCCCTCTCCGACGGCATTCCCCCCCACGAGTTCCGGCAGACGCTCGGGCGCTTCGCCAGCGGCGTTACGGTGATCACGGCCACCGAAGGCCAGGAGCGCCGGGGCATGACCGCCAGCGCCTTCGTGTCCGTGAGCCTGACGCCGCCGCTGATCCTCGTGAGCGTGGACCACCGCGCGGGGATGCACGCCCTGCTCTCACGGGAGGAGGTGACGCGCTTCGGCGTGAGCGTGCTGAGCGCGGCGCAACGTCCCCTGAGCGACCACTTCGCCGGACGCCCCGGCCCCGAGGACGCCGTGCCCTGGTTCGACCACGAGGGCCTGCCCCTCATCGGCGGGAGCGTCGCCCAGCTCGTGTGCCGCAAGATGCAGGCCATCCCCGCCGGGGACCACACCCTCTACCTCGGCCTCGTGGAGTACACGCGCTACACGGACGACGACCCGCTGCTGTATTTCCGGGGGCAGTACCACGAGTTGGGGTGA
- a CDS encoding NPCBM/NEW2 domain-containing protein has translation MSKPSVAPFVALTLPMLLLACSQGASPDQTDPYAGGQSYPWEQVNLATQALTPGTNTLQYETPTYARNSWGPIERNTSNGEQKAGDGKPLTLNGRTYTQGYGVHAGSELKFSLKGTNGASCNNFTAEVGVDDEVGSRGSVVFQVYGDGIKLYDSGVMTGTSATKRVNVGVVGRQELRLVVTDGGNGISYDHADWADPKVECATQKPKAGSLDTSWAPVVTSGPLGTVLLEPDLNVLTGEIIARQPDGRRLVVTNLPDGGKFEVRRYNLDGSLDASYGQGGKATTDFGAVRDSPYAYDESYGANDAVLQPDGKLIVVGKGLGPSGSTDLALARYNPNGSLDPSFGSGGRVFTDITPLAGNPYPDRPPVDSAEAAVEVQLGPKGTILVYGSRDHIYNTRVSGTLARYQANGSLDTTFLNGGWGDVSNYVYGLSFTIEPDGDVLNVRGGPYTYIFGVTLDRIPAVGQLGGESVQFFMGAEGDSNQAGDIAVQADGKILVSGYTMSYEGGAPFYTAVLVRLNPDLTLDTSFGEGGRVRLVSEVNSTDRTIQRVLIQPDGKIVAVGETILRFWP, from the coding sequence ATGTCGAAGCCTTCCGTTGCTCCGTTCGTCGCCCTCACGCTGCCGATGCTGTTGCTGGCGTGCAGTCAGGGGGCGTCCCCCGACCAGACCGACCCCTACGCCGGGGGCCAGTCCTACCCCTGGGAACAGGTGAATCTTGCCACCCAGGCCCTCACGCCCGGCACCAACACCCTCCAGTACGAGACTCCTACATATGCCCGCAACAGTTGGGGTCCCATTGAACGTAACACCAGCAACGGTGAGCAGAAGGCCGGAGACGGCAAACCTCTCACCCTGAATGGCAGGACCTACACGCAGGGCTACGGCGTCCACGCGGGCAGTGAGTTGAAGTTCAGTCTCAAGGGCACGAACGGGGCATCGTGCAACAACTTCACCGCAGAAGTGGGCGTGGACGACGAGGTGGGGTCGCGCGGCTCGGTCGTCTTTCAAGTGTATGGGGACGGTATCAAGCTGTACGACAGTGGCGTGATGACGGGAACGAGTGCGACGAAGCGGGTGAATGTCGGGGTGGTGGGGCGGCAGGAGTTGCGGCTGGTCGTCACGGATGGGGGCAATGGCATCTCTTACGACCATGCCGACTGGGCCGACCCGAAAGTGGAGTGTGCGACTCAGAAGCCGAAGGCAGGCAGTCTGGATACGAGCTGGGCTCCGGTGGTGACTTCGGGACCGCTGGGCACCGTACTGCTGGAACCAGACCTCAATGTGCTGACCGGGGAGATCATCGCGCGGCAGCCCGACGGCAGGCGATTGGTGGTGACGAATCTTCCGGACGGTGGGAAGTTCGAGGTCCGGCGCTACAACCTCGATGGGAGCCTGGATGCCAGCTACGGGCAGGGCGGCAAGGCCACGACCGACTTCGGGGCTGTGCGCGATAGTCCCTATGCCTATGACGAGAGCTATGGTGCCAATGACGCCGTGTTACAGCCGGACGGCAAGTTGATTGTGGTGGGCAAGGGGTTGGGGCCGAGTGGCAGCACCGATCTTGCATTGGCCCGCTACAACCCGAACGGCAGTCTGGACCCGTCCTTCGGCTCAGGCGGGCGGGTGTTCACGGACATCACGCCGTTGGCTGGCAACCCCTACCCTGACCGTCCGCCTGTGGATAGTGCGGAAGCCGCTGTCGAGGTGCAGTTAGGACCGAAGGGCACCATCCTGGTGTATGGCTCCCGCGACCACATCTACAACACCAGAGTGTCTGGCACGTTGGCTCGCTACCAGGCAAACGGCTCGCTGGACACCACCTTTCTGAACGGGGGGTGGGGAGACGTCTCCAACTACGTCTACGGGTTGTCATTCACGATAGAACCCGATGGAGACGTCCTGAACGTTAGAGGAGGACCATACACCTACATCTTCGGGGTGACACTCGACCGCATTCCGGCGGTGGGGCAGTTAGGCGGGGAGTCCGTCCAGTTCTTCATGGGTGCAGAAGGAGACAGCAATCAGGCTGGCGATATCGCCGTTCAAGCAGATGGGAAGATTTTAGTGTCGGGCTACACTATGAGCTATGAGGGGGGAGCCCCTTTCTACACTGCCGTTCTGGTGCGATTGAATCCCGACCTCACGCTCGACACCAGCTTCGGTGAGGGGGGCCGGGTCCGGCTCGTGTCTGAGGTCAATTCCACGGACAGGACGATCCAGCGGGTGCTGATCCAGCCCGACGGCAAGATCGTCGCGGTCGGCGAAACCATCCTGCGCTTCTGGCCGTAG